aagcctttggtgtgagtttcccagccctgttttatattaaaagttcagtctgagattctataagtgtttcagcaaaataaaaagtctataataaaaaaaaagagtggaagtGAAGTGGTTTATGGTCTCTGAAGGTTTAGATGCCTCAGCTGTGGGCATTGCTCAGCTGCCTCCAAACACACACAGCCCAGGAGCAGGGCTGGTAGCCCCTTTAGCATTTTCTCTAAATCTCCAGAGATCTAACAGCAATGGGAAGGGACTCTCACAAGCTTCTCAAATCATTCCATGCATTTTTCTAGCACTTTCTGCAAACTCACCACATCAACAGTCAGGCCCTGGTGGAACAAAGCAACTTCATTCAAAACTTGCTATGTGTCCTTTTTTAAAGATGGCTAAAGAAACCATGGCTTTCAGGATATGCAGCCTTCAATTCCCTTTCCATATTTGCTCCTAAAATTTTCAACAGTTAGGCTTCCCATAGAAGGTggcagccaaagaaaaaaaatgaagacaaaagatGAAACAACTAGATGATACACCCAAGTAgaaaggtggggggcggggagttgGGGGGAGCAGTGTTTGCCTTTTGTATAGAAatatcttccctggtagctcagttggttaagaatctgcctgcaatgaaggagaccaccaGCAATACccaagacctgggtttggtccctgggttaggaagatcccctggagaaggaaatggcaacccactccagtattcttgcctgaaaaattccatggacagaggagcctggtgggctacagtccatggggtcacaagagttgggcatgacttagcgactaaatcaccaccaccaccatcttatTTGTTAAAGTTCTGCTTTATTATAGACTTAAGTTTTTCCCCATCTAGAGTTTTCAGCCCATTGGTGAACCTTGAAATCATTTTGAAATCAAAAGCAGGctgttttaaaaacacaatagaaaaaaaaaaaaaaaaaaaaccacaagagACCaggatgtgctgcagttcaaagGGGAAACCTCATTTAATAAAACTTCTCAGGTACACCTGTGTGTGTACTGAGTTATACCATAAAGTGCATTTCTTACTATGCACCATAAccaaaaatttgaaaactcactGAACTATAGTTTGTTTTATGATAGAGGAGGGTTTTTTAAAGACATCAGtgtttttcatctgtttatttttactatattcaGCTGGCACTGCCTTAGCTGGATGAGGTCTGAGCAAGTAGCCTTTTCAGATATTTCACTGCCCTTTCCACTATAAATTCCTTGAACTTACAGTATGTTTAAGCCATAtgactttatatacatataaatattaaatttcctCCAATTAGGTGACATACTAATAGACCAATTTAATTGAAACTCTGAACTACTGGGTATTAAAACACTCAATCTGCTACATTTAGCCAACTTCTGGAAGTACTTTACAGCTTTTAAGATACAAGGGCACCATCTTCtggtgaaatattttctttgctgGGCAGATATGAAAGAGCTaccaaaaatgtcatttttcaagcaaaaattacaaCTGACATCCTATATACATTGatatttttagaactttttaCTTCATTTAGGAGTTTGCTCCATCTCTGAGACGGAGCTTTCTATTCCCCAGCAGTGACAGGAGCTAGTCTGTCCTTCCTGACTTTCCGTTAAGCGAGCTGGTTTCAAGTTTCAGCTCCTCCTTGAATTCCAGCTTGCTGAGACTTTCCTCTAGAATCATCCAAAATGGAGCCTCTCACAGCCTACCCTTTGAGATGTTCAGGGCCCAAAGCAAAGGCATTTGCAGTCTTGCTGTCTATGGTTCTGTGCACAGTAATGCTATTCCTCCTACAACTCAAATTCCTAAAACCTAAAATCAACAGCTTTTATACTTTTGAAGTGAAAGATGCAAATGGAAGGGCGGTTTCTCTGGAAAAGTTTAAAGGCAAAGTAAGTTgcactttctgatttttctattgTTTGTCCATGTTCTCTGCTTATTGTCTTAACAGTCCATTTTTTACTATTATATATTCATGTTATAATTTAGTCCTCAGAGAAATGTTATTAGTATATCACTTAAGCCATCAGTGCTCTCATAGTTCATATAGTAATTGATAACTGATTATCTTAactatttgctttaaaatgttttaagtgcTGGATTAATACTTTAACTTGTTTTGGAAATTCTAATAGTAATATGATTATGGAACGTGCCATATAATGTGAATATGAAAGTATTAACTCCACAATATAACAGCATTAAAAAGCTGTtaatcatattttatgttttattttttaaaaaaactttcatgAGTacctagagtcggacacgactgaagtgacttagcagcagcagggctttATTAATGGTTATGATCTTTCAGAGTTTTAATTCAGGCATTCGGGTTATGATTTTCAGTAGAATTGGGGACATCTACTGTATTgaataaatttcataaaaatatgaaataaccaTCTGTCAAAGGTTGTATTCCTCCAAAATGGTTTAGGGTTTTAACTacttgcagaatttttttttaatcttttatttgctttactttccggttggatttttttctttttccggGAGGTTGCACTAGTTGTAAACGTGGCTAGTGACTGCCAACTCACAGACAGAAATTACTTAGCACTGCAGGAACTGCACAAGGAGTTTGGACCATTCCACTTCAGCGTCTTGGCTTTTCCATGC
The Muntiacus reevesi chromosome 14, mMunRee1.1, whole genome shotgun sequence DNA segment above includes these coding regions:
- the GPX8 gene encoding probable glutathione peroxidase 8 isoform X2, encoding MEPLTAYPLRCSGPKAKAFAVLLSMVLCTVMLFLLQLKFLKPKINSFYTFEVKDANGRAVSLEKFKGKILQRRNQDGIFGSIWSTLKVKL
- the GPX8 gene encoding probable glutathione peroxidase 8 isoform X1, producing the protein MEPLTAYPLRCSGPKAKAFAVLLSMVLCTVMLFLLQLKFLKPKINSFYTFEVKDANGRAVSLEKFKGKVALVVNVASDCQLTDRNYLALQELHKEFGPFHFSVLAFPCNQFGESEPRPSKDVVSFARNNFGVTFPIFHKIKILGSEAEPAFRFLVDSSKKEPRWNFWKYLVNPEGQVVKSWRPEEPIEVIRPEIAALIRQMIIKKKEDL